A genomic stretch from Salarias fasciatus chromosome 18, fSalaFa1.1, whole genome shotgun sequence includes:
- the LOC115405394 gene encoding integrin alpha-6-like isoform X2 has translation MERRVTCGLWLAALLSGCARLSAFNLDTENVLKKTGDPGSLFGFSLALHQQLQPEDKRMLLVGAPRAKSLSGQQSKVTGGLYSCDMSTPSGPCSRIDFDNDEDLSKESKENQWMGVTVNSQGPGGKIVTCAHRYQRRNNVNTPLESRDIIGRCYTLSQDLTINYGFDGDGGDWHFCDNRPRGHEMFGSCQQGLSATFDKDYHYVIFGAPGAYNWKGVVRLEQKNDSFIEMGIYDDGPFEAGDEREKKPELVPAAPNSYMGFSLDSGKDLTTKGQLTVVAGAPRANHSGSVVLLKTGGDTSNIMVAEYTLDGEGLASSFGYDLAVLDLNKDGWQDIVVGAPQYFEKDGTIGGAVYVYLNKGGKWNKVTPTRINGPQDSMFGLSVENLGDINQDGYHDFAVGAPYDDDGAGTVFIYHGSDTGVSSKKAAQEISGRPLNVKLFGYSLAGNMDLDKNSYPDLAIGSLSDAVFVFKSRPVINIKKEIKFIPPEIDLTKKNCGNTFCLEVQACFTYSANPDNYAPRLTVAYSLEADADQVKKGLSPRATFTGVSGSDPSHKAKGTLVIDGKGKKKCINPKLAIQENIRDKLRGIPIDVSVEIQDSKRKRRQSSGSPGPVLDANEPSLTRSEVDFLKEGCGTDNVCQSNLQITYRYGHRTPDEKSFTPLDLENGVPVISLSDQKDVALEVKVTNLNGDDAHEASVIASFPRSLTYSTYRSAPGGLPVTCIANRNGSMADCELGNPFKRDAEATFYIILGTSGISPSTSELEIDLQLETTSNQQKIPPIKAKAKVAIMLQLSVSGKAQPSQVYFTGDVKGETAMKTEADIGSALIHQFRIINLAKRLADFGTPTLNIDWPKETEDGKWLLYLMKISSTGIEQMECTPKAEVNPLNKEPVNSRSRRAAKNSQKEEGGTISRLMEGRNSKTLACGSGAKCVRIKCPLRGMDSTAVITLKSRLWNSTFIEDFSKIHHTEVIVNASIHFDKAAKNIVLRNDESQVTLTVFPERREAQYGGVPWWIIVLSVLLGLLLLGLLAFLLWKCGLFGKKKNADPSEKEKLARNA, from the exons ATGGAGCGAAGGGTCACCTGCGGACTGTGGCTGGCCGCCCTCCTGTCGGGATGCGCGCGGCTGTCGGCCTTCAACCTGGACACCGAGAATGTGTTGAAGAAGACCGGAGACCCGGGCAGCCTGTTCGGCTTCTCTCTCGCCctgcaccagcagctccagccggAGGATAAACGCAT GTTACTGGTTGGAGCTCCAAGAGCAAAATCCCTGAGTGGGCAACAATCTAAAGTGACAGGAGGACTCTACAGCTGTGATATGTCCACTCCCTCTGGTCCCTGTTCCAGAATTGACTTTGATAACGACG AGGATTTGAGtaaagaaagcaaagaaaaccaGTGGATGGGAGTGACAGTGAACAGTCAGGGACCAGGCGGCAAGATTGTG ACCTGCGCCCACCGCTACCAGCGTCGCAACAACGTCAACACACCCCTCGAGTCCCGCGACATCATCGGCCGCTGCTACACGCTGAGTCAGGACTTAACGATCAACTACGGATTTGATGGAGACGGAGGTGACTGGCACTTCTGTGACAACCGTCCCAGAGGCCATGAGATGTTCGGTTCGTGCCAGCAGGGCCTCTCGGCAACATTTGATAAAGACTACCACTACGTCATCTTTGGCGCTCCTGGAGCTTACAACTGGAAAG gCGTGGTGCGTCTGGAACAGAAGAATGACTCATTCATAGAAATGGGAATTTACGATGATGGTCCATTTGAGGCGGGAGATGAACGTGAAAAAAAGCCTGAGCTGGTCCCTGCTGCTCCCAACAGCTATATGG GATTTTCTCTGGACTCAGGAAAAGATCTGACCACGAAGGGCCAGCTGACGGTGGTGGCCGGCGCTCCGAGAGCTAACCACAGCGGATCGGTGGTGCTGCTGAAGACAGGCGGCGACACGAGCAACATCATGGTGGCAGAGTACACCCTGGACGGAGAGGGACTGGCCTCATCGTTTGGCTACGATCTGGCCGTGCTGGACCTGAACAAGGACGG CTGGCAGGACATCGTCGTGGGAGCGCCTCAGTACTTTGAGAAAGACGGCACGATCGGAGGAGCTGTGTATGTCTACCTCAACAAAGGCGGAAAGTGGAACAAAGTCACGCCCACCAGAATCAACGGACCCCAGGACTCCATGTTTGGCCTGTCCGTGGAAAACCTGGGAGACATCAATCAGGACGGTTATCACG ATTTTGCTGTGGGCGCTCCATATGACGACGACGGCGCAGGGACGGTTTTCATCTACCATGGATCAGACACAGGAGTCTCGTCTAAAAAGGCTGCGCAG GAGATTTCTGGTCGGCCCTTGAACGTGAAACTGTTTGGTTACTCGCTCGCAGGCAACATGGACCTGGATAAAAACTCTTACCCGGACCTGGCGATCGGATCGCTCTCTGACGCGGTCTTTGTCTTTAA GTCACGCCCAGTTATTAACATCAAGAAGGAAATCAAGTTCATACCACCAGAAATCGACCTTACCAAGAAGAATTGTGGCAACACCTTCTG TTTAGAGGTCCAGGCATGCTTCACCTACAGTGCCAACCCCGACAACTATGCACCCAGACTGA CGGTGGCGTATTCCCTCGAAGCAGACGCCGACCAAGTAAAGAAAGGACTCAGTCCCAGAGCCACCTTCACTGGCGTCTCTGGATCTGATCCCAGCCATAAAGCCAAGGGGACTCTCGTCATTGAcggcaaaggaaaaaaaaagtgtatcaACCCAAAGCTTGCCATacag GAAAATATTCGGGACAAACTCCGTGGCATCCCCATCGACGTGTCTGTGGAAATCCAGGACTCGAAGCGTAAACGCAGGCAGAGTTCAGGCTCGCCGGGGCCGGTCCTGGATGCCAACGAGCCTTCGCTGACGCGATCAGAG GTGGATTTCCTGAAGGAAGGGTGCGGCACTGACAACGTTTGCCAAAGCAACTTGCAGATCACATATCGCTACGGCCACAGGACACCGGATGAAAAATCATTCACTCCTTTGGACCT CGAGAACGGAGTGCCGGTGATCTCACTCAGCGACCAAAAAGACGTCGCCCTGGAGGTCAAAGTGACCAATCTGAATGGAGATGATGCGCATGAGGCTTCGGTGATCGCTTCCTTTCCTCGTTCTCTGACTTACTCTACTTACCGCAGCGCACCTGGA GGGTTGCCAGTAACCTGCATTGCCAATAGAAATGGATCCATGGCTGACTGTGAACTCGGAAATCCCTTCAAGCGTGATGCAGAG GCAACTTTCTACATTATTTTGGGTACATCCGGCATCTCCCCCAGCACTTCTGAACTGGAGATTGATCTTCAGCTTGAAAC AACAAGCAACCAGCAGAAAATACCTCCGATTAAAGCGAAGGCAAAGGTGGCCATCATGTTGCAGCTCTCTGTATCAGG GAAAGCACAGCCTTCACAGGTCTACTTCACCGGAGACGTCAAAGGCGAGACGGCCATGAAAACCGAAGCTGACATCGGCAGCGCCCTCATACACCAGTTCAGA ATAATCAACCTTGCAAAGCGCTTGGCCGACTTCGGCACTCCCACCCTCAACATTGACTGGCCAAAGGAGACGGAGGATGGAAAATGGCTCCTCTACCTGATGAAGATCAGCTCCACGGGCATCGAGCAGATGGAATGTACTCCTAAAGCGGAGGTCAACCCCCTCAACAAG GAACCGGTTAACAGCAGATCGAGAAGAGCAGCAAAAAACAGCCAGAAAGAAGAGGGAGGCACTATTTCTCGTTTAATGGAGGGCAGGAACTCAAAGACTCTG GCCTGTGGCAGTGGGGCAAAGTGTGTGAGAATAAAATGCCCCCTGCGGGGCATGGACAGTACTGCAGTCATCACTCTGAAATCTCGCCTGTGGAACAGCACCTTCATAGAG GATTTTTCCAAGATACATCACACAGAGGTGATCGTGAACGCTTCTATACACTTTGACAAGGCAGCAAAGAACATCGTGCTGCGTAACGATGAATCGcag GTGACGCTGACAGTGTTTCCAGAGAGGCGCGAGGCTCAGTATGGAGGCGTGCCGTGGTGGATCATCGTGCTGTCCGTCCTGCTCGGCCTGCTGCTGTTGGGCCTGTTGGCTTTCCTTCTGTGGAAG TGTGGACTctttgggaaaaagaaaaatgccgACCCgtcagaaaaagagaaactgGCAcgaaatgcataa
- the LOC115405394 gene encoding integrin alpha-6-like isoform X1 translates to MERRVTCGLWLAALLSGCARLSAFNLDTENVLKKTGDPGSLFGFSLALHQQLQPEDKRMLLVGAPRAKSLSGQQSKVTGGLYSCDMSTPSGPCSRIDFDNDEDLSKESKENQWMGVTVNSQGPGGKIVTCAHRYQRRNNVNTPLESRDIIGRCYTLSQDLTINYGFDGDGGDWHFCDNRPRGHEMFGSCQQGLSATFDKDYHYVIFGAPGAYNWKGVVRLEQKNDSFIEMGIYDDGPFEAGDEREKKPELVPAAPNSYMGFSLDSGKDLTTKGQLTVVAGAPRANHSGSVVLLKTGGDTSNIMVAEYTLDGEGLASSFGYDLAVLDLNKDGWQDIVVGAPQYFEKDGTIGGAVYVYLNKGGKWNKVTPTRINGPQDSMFGLSVENLGDINQDGYHDFAVGAPYDDDGAGTVFIYHGSDTGVSSKKAAQEISGRPLNVKLFGYSLAGNMDLDKNSYPDLAIGSLSDAVFVFKSRPVINIKKEIKFIPPEIDLTKKNCGNTFCLEVQACFTYSANPDNYAPRLTVAYSLEADADQVKKGLSPRATFTGVSGSDPSHKAKGTLVIDGKGKKKCINPKLAIQENIRDKLRGIPIDVSVEIQDSKRKRRQSSGSPGPVLDANEPSLTRSEVDFLKEGCGTDNVCQSNLQITYRYGHRTPDEKSFTPLDLENGVPVISLSDQKDVALEVKVTNLNGDDAHEASVIASFPRSLTYSTYRSAPGGLPVTCIANRNGSMADCELGNPFKRDAEATFYIILGTSGISPSTSELEIDLQLETTSNQQKIPPIKAKAKVAIMLQLSVSGKAQPSQVYFTGDVKGETAMKTEADIGSALIHQFRIINLAKRLADFGTPTLNIDWPKETEDGKWLLYLMKISSTGIEQMECTPKAEVNPLNKEPVNSRSRRAAKNSQKEEGGTISRLMEGRNSKTLACGSGAKCVRIKCPLRGMDSTAVITLKSRLWNSTFIEDFSKIHHTEVIVNASIHFDKAAKNIVLRNDESQVTLTVFPERREAQYGGVPWWIIVLSVLLGLLLLGLLAFLLWKCGFFKRARYEEKVPSYSAVRIRREERATNPGNGNWENVEKKPWMTTWHDNEHYS, encoded by the exons ATGGAGCGAAGGGTCACCTGCGGACTGTGGCTGGCCGCCCTCCTGTCGGGATGCGCGCGGCTGTCGGCCTTCAACCTGGACACCGAGAATGTGTTGAAGAAGACCGGAGACCCGGGCAGCCTGTTCGGCTTCTCTCTCGCCctgcaccagcagctccagccggAGGATAAACGCAT GTTACTGGTTGGAGCTCCAAGAGCAAAATCCCTGAGTGGGCAACAATCTAAAGTGACAGGAGGACTCTACAGCTGTGATATGTCCACTCCCTCTGGTCCCTGTTCCAGAATTGACTTTGATAACGACG AGGATTTGAGtaaagaaagcaaagaaaaccaGTGGATGGGAGTGACAGTGAACAGTCAGGGACCAGGCGGCAAGATTGTG ACCTGCGCCCACCGCTACCAGCGTCGCAACAACGTCAACACACCCCTCGAGTCCCGCGACATCATCGGCCGCTGCTACACGCTGAGTCAGGACTTAACGATCAACTACGGATTTGATGGAGACGGAGGTGACTGGCACTTCTGTGACAACCGTCCCAGAGGCCATGAGATGTTCGGTTCGTGCCAGCAGGGCCTCTCGGCAACATTTGATAAAGACTACCACTACGTCATCTTTGGCGCTCCTGGAGCTTACAACTGGAAAG gCGTGGTGCGTCTGGAACAGAAGAATGACTCATTCATAGAAATGGGAATTTACGATGATGGTCCATTTGAGGCGGGAGATGAACGTGAAAAAAAGCCTGAGCTGGTCCCTGCTGCTCCCAACAGCTATATGG GATTTTCTCTGGACTCAGGAAAAGATCTGACCACGAAGGGCCAGCTGACGGTGGTGGCCGGCGCTCCGAGAGCTAACCACAGCGGATCGGTGGTGCTGCTGAAGACAGGCGGCGACACGAGCAACATCATGGTGGCAGAGTACACCCTGGACGGAGAGGGACTGGCCTCATCGTTTGGCTACGATCTGGCCGTGCTGGACCTGAACAAGGACGG CTGGCAGGACATCGTCGTGGGAGCGCCTCAGTACTTTGAGAAAGACGGCACGATCGGAGGAGCTGTGTATGTCTACCTCAACAAAGGCGGAAAGTGGAACAAAGTCACGCCCACCAGAATCAACGGACCCCAGGACTCCATGTTTGGCCTGTCCGTGGAAAACCTGGGAGACATCAATCAGGACGGTTATCACG ATTTTGCTGTGGGCGCTCCATATGACGACGACGGCGCAGGGACGGTTTTCATCTACCATGGATCAGACACAGGAGTCTCGTCTAAAAAGGCTGCGCAG GAGATTTCTGGTCGGCCCTTGAACGTGAAACTGTTTGGTTACTCGCTCGCAGGCAACATGGACCTGGATAAAAACTCTTACCCGGACCTGGCGATCGGATCGCTCTCTGACGCGGTCTTTGTCTTTAA GTCACGCCCAGTTATTAACATCAAGAAGGAAATCAAGTTCATACCACCAGAAATCGACCTTACCAAGAAGAATTGTGGCAACACCTTCTG TTTAGAGGTCCAGGCATGCTTCACCTACAGTGCCAACCCCGACAACTATGCACCCAGACTGA CGGTGGCGTATTCCCTCGAAGCAGACGCCGACCAAGTAAAGAAAGGACTCAGTCCCAGAGCCACCTTCACTGGCGTCTCTGGATCTGATCCCAGCCATAAAGCCAAGGGGACTCTCGTCATTGAcggcaaaggaaaaaaaaagtgtatcaACCCAAAGCTTGCCATacag GAAAATATTCGGGACAAACTCCGTGGCATCCCCATCGACGTGTCTGTGGAAATCCAGGACTCGAAGCGTAAACGCAGGCAGAGTTCAGGCTCGCCGGGGCCGGTCCTGGATGCCAACGAGCCTTCGCTGACGCGATCAGAG GTGGATTTCCTGAAGGAAGGGTGCGGCACTGACAACGTTTGCCAAAGCAACTTGCAGATCACATATCGCTACGGCCACAGGACACCGGATGAAAAATCATTCACTCCTTTGGACCT CGAGAACGGAGTGCCGGTGATCTCACTCAGCGACCAAAAAGACGTCGCCCTGGAGGTCAAAGTGACCAATCTGAATGGAGATGATGCGCATGAGGCTTCGGTGATCGCTTCCTTTCCTCGTTCTCTGACTTACTCTACTTACCGCAGCGCACCTGGA GGGTTGCCAGTAACCTGCATTGCCAATAGAAATGGATCCATGGCTGACTGTGAACTCGGAAATCCCTTCAAGCGTGATGCAGAG GCAACTTTCTACATTATTTTGGGTACATCCGGCATCTCCCCCAGCACTTCTGAACTGGAGATTGATCTTCAGCTTGAAAC AACAAGCAACCAGCAGAAAATACCTCCGATTAAAGCGAAGGCAAAGGTGGCCATCATGTTGCAGCTCTCTGTATCAGG GAAAGCACAGCCTTCACAGGTCTACTTCACCGGAGACGTCAAAGGCGAGACGGCCATGAAAACCGAAGCTGACATCGGCAGCGCCCTCATACACCAGTTCAGA ATAATCAACCTTGCAAAGCGCTTGGCCGACTTCGGCACTCCCACCCTCAACATTGACTGGCCAAAGGAGACGGAGGATGGAAAATGGCTCCTCTACCTGATGAAGATCAGCTCCACGGGCATCGAGCAGATGGAATGTACTCCTAAAGCGGAGGTCAACCCCCTCAACAAG GAACCGGTTAACAGCAGATCGAGAAGAGCAGCAAAAAACAGCCAGAAAGAAGAGGGAGGCACTATTTCTCGTTTAATGGAGGGCAGGAACTCAAAGACTCTG GCCTGTGGCAGTGGGGCAAAGTGTGTGAGAATAAAATGCCCCCTGCGGGGCATGGACAGTACTGCAGTCATCACTCTGAAATCTCGCCTGTGGAACAGCACCTTCATAGAG GATTTTTCCAAGATACATCACACAGAGGTGATCGTGAACGCTTCTATACACTTTGACAAGGCAGCAAAGAACATCGTGCTGCGTAACGATGAATCGcag GTGACGCTGACAGTGTTTCCAGAGAGGCGCGAGGCTCAGTATGGAGGCGTGCCGTGGTGGATCATCGTGCTGTCCGTCCTGCTCGGCCTGCTGCTGTTGGGCCTGTTGGCTTTCCTTCTGTGGAAG TGTGGCTTTTTTAAGCGTGCCAGATATGAAGAAAAGGTTCCCAGTTACAGCGCGGTTCGGATCAGACGGGAGGAGAGAGCGACAAACCCCGGAAACGGTAACTGGGAAAACGTAGAAAAGAAGCCCTGGATGACAACCTGGCACGACAACGAACACTACTCTTAA